Within Microbacterium proteolyticum, the genomic segment ATCGCCGCGGGAGTCGTCGATGACGGCCGCGAGGGTCGATTCGGCGCGCAGGGCCTCGATCTCGAAGGTGTCGACGGCATCCAGGAGCGATTCGGCGCGGCGCACGGCCTCGGTCGCCGCTTCCAGCGCCACCGACGCCTGCTCGCGCTGACCGGCCTCGCGACGGCGCTCGGAGACCCCGGCGGTGTGGACGGCGAAGTCGAGGAGCTGCTGGATTTCGTCGGGGTTCCCCGAGACCTGCTGGAGCGCCGACGGGCTGTAGCGCTGGGCGAGACGCTCGACGATCTCGCGGGCGTGCGGGACCCTTTCGGCCAGCCGGTCGCGATCGGCGCGGACGCGGGCCAGCGTCTCGGGCGCCCGGCGCACCGCGTCGATCTTGGGCTGCAGGACGAGCGTGCGCTCCTCGAGGAGGTCCTCGGCCCACTTCGAGAGTTGGATGATGCGCGCGTTCCGCGTCCGCAGCTCTTCTTTGGTGTCGGGGATCTCGTCGTGGTTCAGCTGGTGCAGCTGGAACGCCTCGGCGAGGTGCACCTTCACCGAGTCCAGGGCGGCCGCGAGGTCTTCCGTGGCCTTGTCGCCGAGCTCGGCGCGGGCGAAGTCCAGTTCGTCGGAGGTGAGCCGCACGCGCTCGTCGGCGGCGACGATGGCGAGTTCGGCGCGGCGCGCCAGATCGGCATCCGCGGCATCCTGCTCTTCGCGCTTCCTCTTACCCCAGAAACCGGCCATGGCTCGATCCTAAGCGGGGCTGTTCGGAGCGGGCCGGGTGTTCGCTACGGGCGCGCACGGTGAGCACGAAAGCCAGCGGGCTCGCAGGTCACGAACGGATAACACGGATAGCATGACCGTGTATGCCTGTACGCAGGCCGGCGTCCACGAGGGCGCCGCACCCGATAGATGGAGATGCTTCGTGGCCAATCCGCTCGAGAAACTGCTGCGCGCCGGAGAGGGGCGCATCCTCCGCCGACTGCAGGGCGTCGTGAAGGCGACCGGTGCCCTCGAAGAGGACTACGAGCAGCTCACCGACGAAGAGCTGCGCAACGAGACCGTCGAACTGCGCGCGCGGTACGAAGCCGGCGAGACCCTCGACCAGCTCATGCCCGAGGCCTTCGCCGCCGTCCGCGAGGCCGCCAAGCGCACGCTCGGCCAGCGGCCGTACGACGTGCAGATCATGGGCGGCGCGGCCCTCCACCTCGGCAACATCGCCGAGATGAAGACCGGTGAGGGCAAGACCCTGACCGCGGCGCTCCCGGCCTACCTCAACGCGATCGCGGGCAAGGGCGTCCACGTCATCACGGTCAACGACTTCCTCGCGAGCTACCAGTCCGAACTCATGGGCCGCGTGTACCGCGCGCTCGGCATGACGACGGGCACCGTCGTCTCGGGCCAGACGCCCGAGGTGCGCCGCGAGCAGTACGAGGCCGACATCAGCTACGGCACGAACAACGAGTTCGGCTTCGACTACCTGCGCGACAACATGGCCTGGCGCAAGGAGGACCTCGTCCAGCGCGGTCACTTCTTCGCCATCGTGGACGAGGTCGACTCGATCCTCATCGACGAGGCGCGCACCCCGCTCATCATCTCGGGCCCCGCCTCGGGCGAGGCGAACCGCTGGTTCACCGAGTTCGCGAAGCTGGCGCGCACCCTCGAGGCGGGCGTCGACTACGAGGTCGACGAGAAGAAGCGCACGATCGGTGTGCTCGAGCCCGGCATCGAGAAGGTCGAGGACTACCTCGGCATCGACAACCTGTACGAGTCGGCCAACACCCCGCTCATCTCGTTCCTCAACAACTCGATCAAGGCGATCGCGCTCTTCAAGCGCGACACCGACTACGTCGTCATGAACGACGAGGTCATGATCGTCGACGAGCACACCGGCCGCATCCTCGTCGGACGCCGCTACAACGAAGGCATCCACCAGGCGATCGAGGCGAAGGAGGGGGTCCCGGTCAAGGCCGAGAACCAGACCCTCGCCACGGTCACCCTGCAGAACTACTTCCGCCTGTACGAGAAGCTCTCGGGCATGACCGGTACCGCCGAGACCGAGGCGGCCGAGTTCATGTCGACCTACAAGCTCGGCGTGGTGCCCATCCCCACGAACAAGCCGATGATCCGCAAGGACCAGCCCGACCTCGTGTACAAGAACGAGACGGCGAAGTTCGCGCAGGTCGTGGAGGACATCGCCGAGCGGCACGAGAAGGGGCAGCCCGTCCTCGTCGGAACGACCAGCGTCGAGAAGAGCGAGTACCTGTCGCGGCTGCTGTCGAAGAAGGGCGTCCGCCACGAGGTCCTCAACGCCAAGAACCACGCGCGCGAGGCCGAGATCGTCGCCCGCGCGGGTCGCCTGGGCGCTGTCACGGTCGCCACGAACATGGCCGGTCGCGGTACCGACATCATGCTCGGCGGGAACGCCGAGTTCCTCGCCGTGTCCGAGATGAAGGCGAAGGGCCTCGACCCCGTCGAGACGCCCGACGCCTACGAGTCCGAGTGGGACTCGGTCTACCAGGCCGTCCGCGACACGGTCGCCGAAGAGGCGGCGAAGGTCACCGAGGCCGGCGGACTGTACGTGCTCGGCACCGAGCGCCACGAGTCGCGTCGTATCGACAACCAGCTGCGCGGTCGCTCCGGCCGTCAGGGCGACCCGGGCGAGAGCCGCTTCTACCTCTCGCTCACCGACGACCTCATGCGACTGTTCCAGTCGGGGGCCGCCGAGGCGATCCTGGCCCGCACGAACTTCCCCGACGACGTCGCGATCGAGTCGGGCCTCGTGTCGCGCGCGATCAAGAGCGCGCAGTCGCAGGTCGAGGCCCGCAACGCCGAGATGCGCAAGAACGTCCTCAAGTACGACGACGTCCTCAACCGCCAGCGCGAGGCGATCTACGCCGACCGTCGGCACATGCTCCAGGGCGACGACATCGCCGACCGCGTGCAGCATTTCATCGAGGATGCCATCACGGCCATCATCGACGACCACACCGGCAGCGGTCACACCGAGTCGTGGGACTTCGACGCGCTGTGGACCGAGCTGAAGACCCTCTACCCGGTGAGCGTCACGATCGACGAGGTCGTCGCCGAGGCCGGGGGGAACAAGGGTCGCATCACCCCCGAGGGCCTGAAGCGCGAGATCATCTCCGACGCCCGCATCGCTTACGAGAACCGCGAGCAGACGCTCGGTGCCCCGGCGCTGCGCGAACTCGAGCGTCGCGTCGTGCTGCAGGTGCTCGATCGCCGCTGGCGCGAGCACCTGTACGAGATGGACTACCTCAAGGACGGCATCGGCCTGCGCGCGATGGCCCAGCGCGACCCGCTGATCGAGTACCAGCGCGAGGGCTACCAGATGTTCCAGTCGATGATGGGGCAGATCAAGGAGGAGTCGGCCGGCTTCCTCTACAACCTCGAGGTCGAGGTCCGTAAGGGCGACGGCGACGAGGGCGCTCAGGTCGAGGCGAAGGGCCTCGCCCCCGCGGCCGTCGAGGGTCAGCGCCTGGAGTACTCCGCCGCGAACGACGCCGGCGAGGTCGAGGTGCGCAACGACCGGGGCCAGGTGCAGCAGGCCGCGACGAACCGTCTGCGCCAGGCGGGCCAGGCGACGGCCCCCGCGGCCGAAGCCGCCCCCTCGGGCCCCCGCGGCGCCTTCGGGCAGCGGACAGCGGCCCCCGAGCCCGCGGCGAACAACCGCGCCGATCGTCGCGCCGCCGGCAAGAAGAAGTAACCCCGCCTCACGGATGCCGTGCCCCCGCAGATGCGCGGGAGCACGGCATCCGTGCGTCGGGACAGGCCACGGGTGGTCGATTGGCCGGTTCGGCCCGGGGATATCCTGAGGCGATGAGCCCGCTGCGCCCCCTCGATCAGTCGTCGAAGCTGAAGGACGTCCTCTACGAGATCCGCGGGGAGGCCCTCGTCGAGGCCGATCGACTCGAGGCCGAGGGGCACTCGATCCTCAAGCTCAACACGGGCAACCCGGCGACGTTCGGCTTCGAGGCGCCGCACCAGATCGTCCGCGACATGATCGCGTCGGTGCCCCACGCGCACGGGTACAGCGACAGTCGCGGCATCCTGTCGGCCCGCCGCGCGGTCGTGTCGCGCTACGAGCAGGAGCCCGGCTTCCCGCACGTCGACCCCGACCACGTGTACCTCGGCAACGGGGTGTCCGAGCTGATCACCATGACGATGCAGGCGCTGCTCGACGAAGGCGACGAGGTCCTCATCCCGGCCCCGGACTACCCGCTGTGGACGGCGATGACGAGCCTGGGGGGCGGCACCCCGGTGCACTACCTCTGCGACGAGTCGCGCGAGTGGCAGCCCGACCTCGAGGACATCCGGGCGAAGATCACGCCGCGCACCAAGGCGATCGTCGTGATCAACCCGAACAACCCGACCGGCGCGGTGTACTCGCGCGAGGTGCTCGAGGGCATCGCCGACATCGCCCGCGAGCACTCGCTGCTCGTGCTGTCGGACGAGATCTACGACCGCATCCTGTTCGACGACGCGGTGCACATCCCGATGGCCACGGTCGCGCCCGATCTGCTCGTGCTGACGTTCAACGGCCTGTCCAAGACGTATCGCGTGGCGGGGTACCGGTCGGGGTGGCTCGTGATCACGGGGCCCAAGGATCACGCCGAGGGCTTCCTGCACGGCATCACGCTGCTGGCATCCACCCGCCTGTGCCCGAACGTGCCGGCGCAGTTCGCCGTCCAGGCGGCGTTGTCGGGGGTGCAGTCCATCAACGCGCTCGTCGCGCCGACGGGGCGTCTCCACGAGCAGCGGGATGCCGCGTGGAAGGGTCTCGAAGCGATCCCGGGGGTCTCGTGCGTGCTGCCGCGCGGTGCGTTGTACGCCTTCCCGCGGTTCGACCCCGAGGTCTACGAGATCCCCGACGACGCCAAGTTCGTGCACGACTTCCTGATCGCCGAGCACGTGCTCATCGTCCAGGGATCGGGTTTCAACTGGCCCGCCACCGACCACGTGCGCATCGTGACGCTCCCCGAGGCCCGGGTGATCTCGGATGCCGTGGAGCGGCTGGGCAACTTCCTGGCGTCCTGGCGACCCTGAGAGGGCGTCACAGCAGCGCCAGGGCGGTGACGCGCCACCGGCCGTCGAGGCCCTCGATGCGGAGGGCGATGGCGCGCGTGCGCGTCCGCGCCGCGGCGATCACCGTGGCCTCGACGACGCCGTCGGCGGGCGAGGAGAGGTGCACCGACCGGATCTCGTGCACGTCGCGCGGTGCCGGCATGCGTCGGGCGCTGCGGGCCCGTGCGGCGAGGCCCGCGCGGACGACGACGGCGCGGTAGACGTCCTCCGTCGTCCACCGTGCGAGCTGCTCCGCCTCGCGAACGCCCGCGAAGACCTCGAGCACACCCCGGACGACGTTGCGGGTGAAGACCTCCGCCGAGGGGAGGTGCGCGGTCGAGGTGCGCTGCGGGGCGAAGAACGCGTCGGTGCGGACGGCGGCGGAGGCGTGCTCCGAGCCGCGGAGGAGGGGAGCGGGCATGGGGGACTTCCGTGTTTCGTGTGTGCCGGGGGACTGTGGCACGACGCTAGGACGGCACAGGCGGTGAAGCGAACCGCGCGTCGCCCCGGAGACCGGGCGTCGCGGGGGTGAGACGCGGGTCCATCGCATTGCCCGTCACGACGACCGTGCCGCCGCCCCCTGGCATCCGTGCGGGGGAGGACGGCGGACGAACCGGTCAGGGGGTGACGGTGCCCAGAGCGGGCGATCATCATGTCCCCCGAGTTGCCGGGGTGGGCGGTTCACCCGCCTTCTTCACCCGCAGACCCCCCCCCCGTCGCGTGGTCGCGCCCGAGGGGGACGACGCGCCGGCGAGGACATCGACGTGAGCCGCTCCGTTTCCCCCTCGCTAACCTCGCGCTCCGCGGGAAGTGGCGGGGGATGCGTACGTTCCCAGGTGATTCCTCATGTCTACCAAGGAGATCCGTATGTCTGCGCGCCCGTTGTCCATGTCGGCGCTGTCCAGCGCCCTCGCCGCCGTGATCGTCGGCGCCCTGATCCCTCTTGCGGCGGTCGCACCGGCCCAGGCCGACACCGCCGGCACCGGCGTGATCATCAACGAGGCGTACCTGAAGGGCGGAAGCGCGAACGCCCCGTACTCGAAGAAGTTCGTCGAGCTCTACAACCAGGGCGGCACCGACGTCGACCTGTCCACGTGGTCGCTGCAGTACCGGTCGGCGACCGGCACGAGCGCCTCCAACGGCGTCGGCGCCCTCAGCGGGACGATCAAGGCCCACTCGTACTTCCTCGTGCAGCTCAACGGCAACGGCTCGACCGGCGCGGCGCTTCCCACCCCCGACCTCGACCTCGCCGGCAAGGTGACGCCGTCGGGCACGACGGGCACGCTCATCCTCGCCAAGACCACGAGCGCGATCACTTCGCCGACCGGCAGTGTCACGGGCAACCAGAACATCGCCGACCTGCTCGGGTACGGCGCATCGAACACCTACGAGGGTCGTGTGGTGCCGGTCACCGGGGCGAACGACACCCCGAACTCGCTGGCACGGACGGGCTTCTCCGACACCGACGACAACCGCACCGACTTCACGCACCCGGCCTCCATCACGCCGCAGAACTCCGCGTCGTCGTCGCCGTCGCCCTCCCCGTCGCCCACGGCCTCGCCGACCAACTCGCCCACGGCGTCGCCGAGCCCGTCGCCGACGACGCCCGCGGCATCCGTCACGGCCATCGCGGCGATCCAGGGAACCGGCGACGCGTCGCCCCTGAACGGCCAGACCGCCACCACGCGCGGTGTGGTCACCGCCGCGTACCCCTCGGGGGGCTTCGCCGGCTACTACGTGCAGACCGAGAACACCGGCGGCGCGATCGACTTCGCCTCCCACACCGCGTCGGACGGCCTGTTCGTCTACTCGCCCAGCACCGTCGGCCAGGTCGCCGTCGGCGACGTCGTCCAGGTCACCGGAACCGTCGGCGAGTACTTCGGCCTGACCCAGCTCACCGTGGCCTCGGGCGGCGTGACGAAGGTGGGGACCGGCAGCATCACCCCCGCGACCGTCGCGGTTCCGCGTGACGCCGCCCAGCGCGAGTCGCTCGAGGGCATGCTGGTCGCCCCGCAGGGTGCGTACACGGTCAGCAACACCTACTCGACCAACCAGTACGCCGAGATCGGCCTGGCCACCGGCACCACGCCGCTGATCACCCCGACCGAGATCGCGCGCCCCGGCACGGCCGAGTACACCGCCGCGGTCGCCGACAACGCCGCGCGCGGGATCACGCTCGACGACGGCGCCTCGATCAACTTCCTCGGCAGCGCCACCAACAAGGCCATCCCGCTGCCGTACCTGACCAAGACCACGGTCTCCGTCGGCGCCGCGGCCACCTTCACGCGCCCCGTCGTGCTGGACTACCGCAACAACACGTGGAAGCTCCAGCCCACCGCGCAGCTGACCGCGGACAACGACGCACAGGTCGCGCCCGCCACGTTCTCGAACGTCCGTCAGGCGGCGCCCGCCGCCGTCGGCGGCGACATCAAGGTCGCGACGTTCAACGTCCTGAACTACTTCACCACGACCGGTGACACCCTCACCGGCTGCTCCTTCTACACCGACCGCGCCGGCACCCCCATCACGGTCAACACCGGCTGCGACGCCCGCGGAGCCGCCAACGCCACGAGCCTCCAGCGTCAGCAGGACAAGATCGTCACGGCGATCACCACCCTGGGCGCGGACGTGGTGAGCCTCGAGGAGATCGAGAACTCGGCCGTCTTCGGCAAGAACCGCGACTCCGCGCTCAGCACCCTCACCGCTGCGCTGAACACCGCCGCCGGCAGTGACGTGTGGGCCTTCGTGGCATCCCCGTCGACCCTGCCGGCGTCCGAGGACGTCATCCGCACCGCCTTCATCTACAAGAAGGCGACCGTGCGCACCGAGGGCGACTCGCGCATCCTGACGACCGGTTCGGCCTTCGACAACGCCCGCCGCCCGCTGGCTCAGAAGTTCGGCCTCGTGGGCAAGGGCGACGACTCCACGTTCATCGCGATCGCCAACCACTTCAAGTCGAAGGGATCGGGCACCGGTGCCAACGCCGACCAGGGTGACGGGCAGGGCGCCTCGAACGCGTCGCGCGTCGCCCAGGCCGGCGACCTGGTGTCGTTCGCCAATGGGCTGAAGAGCGAGTGGGGAACCGACCGGGTGTTCCTCATGGGCGACTTCAACGCCTACTCGAAGGAGGACCCCATCAAGGTCCTCACCGACGCGGGGTACATCGACCAGGGTTCCAAGTCGGGCAAGTACTCGTACTCGTTCAGCGGTCAGAGCGGCTCGCTCGACCACGTCTTCGCGTCGTCCGCCGCGGACCAGCGCGTGCGCGGTGCCG encodes:
- the secA gene encoding preprotein translocase subunit SecA; this translates as MANPLEKLLRAGEGRILRRLQGVVKATGALEEDYEQLTDEELRNETVELRARYEAGETLDQLMPEAFAAVREAAKRTLGQRPYDVQIMGGAALHLGNIAEMKTGEGKTLTAALPAYLNAIAGKGVHVITVNDFLASYQSELMGRVYRALGMTTGTVVSGQTPEVRREQYEADISYGTNNEFGFDYLRDNMAWRKEDLVQRGHFFAIVDEVDSILIDEARTPLIISGPASGEANRWFTEFAKLARTLEAGVDYEVDEKKRTIGVLEPGIEKVEDYLGIDNLYESANTPLISFLNNSIKAIALFKRDTDYVVMNDEVMIVDEHTGRILVGRRYNEGIHQAIEAKEGVPVKAENQTLATVTLQNYFRLYEKLSGMTGTAETEAAEFMSTYKLGVVPIPTNKPMIRKDQPDLVYKNETAKFAQVVEDIAERHEKGQPVLVGTTSVEKSEYLSRLLSKKGVRHEVLNAKNHAREAEIVARAGRLGAVTVATNMAGRGTDIMLGGNAEFLAVSEMKAKGLDPVETPDAYESEWDSVYQAVRDTVAEEAAKVTEAGGLYVLGTERHESRRIDNQLRGRSGRQGDPGESRFYLSLTDDLMRLFQSGAAEAILARTNFPDDVAIESGLVSRAIKSAQSQVEARNAEMRKNVLKYDDVLNRQREAIYADRRHMLQGDDIADRVQHFIEDAITAIIDDHTGSGHTESWDFDALWTELKTLYPVSVTIDEVVAEAGGNKGRITPEGLKREIISDARIAYENREQTLGAPALRELERRVVLQVLDRRWREHLYEMDYLKDGIGLRAMAQRDPLIEYQREGYQMFQSMMGQIKEESAGFLYNLEVEVRKGDGDEGAQVEAKGLAPAAVEGQRLEYSAANDAGEVEVRNDRGQVQQAATNRLRQAGQATAPAAEAAPSGPRGAFGQRTAAPEPAANNRADRRAAGKKK
- a CDS encoding pyridoxal phosphate-dependent aminotransferase → MSPLRPLDQSSKLKDVLYEIRGEALVEADRLEAEGHSILKLNTGNPATFGFEAPHQIVRDMIASVPHAHGYSDSRGILSARRAVVSRYEQEPGFPHVDPDHVYLGNGVSELITMTMQALLDEGDEVLIPAPDYPLWTAMTSLGGGTPVHYLCDESREWQPDLEDIRAKITPRTKAIVVINPNNPTGAVYSREVLEGIADIAREHSLLVLSDEIYDRILFDDAVHIPMATVAPDLLVLTFNGLSKTYRVAGYRSGWLVITGPKDHAEGFLHGITLLASTRLCPNVPAQFAVQAALSGVQSINALVAPTGRLHEQRDAAWKGLEAIPGVSCVLPRGALYAFPRFDPEVYEIPDDAKFVHDFLIAEHVLIVQGSGFNWPATDHVRIVTLPEARVISDAVERLGNFLASWRP
- a CDS encoding Rv3235 family protein, whose protein sequence is MPAPLLRGSEHASAAVRTDAFFAPQRTSTAHLPSAEVFTRNVVRGVLEVFAGVREAEQLARWTTEDVYRAVVVRAGLAARARSARRMPAPRDVHEIRSVHLSSPADGVVEATVIAAARTRTRAIALRIEGLDGRWRVTALALL